A stretch of the Comamonas testosteroni TK102 genome encodes the following:
- a CDS encoding amino acid permease, producing MIGNPHSSPDGLSHSLKQRHMTMIALGGVIGAGLFVGSGVVIKSAGPAAVISFLITGLLVVLVMRMLGEMACSMTGGSFYEYAREAWRDRPAVGQLAGFLTGWMYWYFWVIVVAIEAVAGAELVRYWLPDVPAWSISLVLLVMMTLTNLVSVKSFGECEFWLASVKVAAIVVFLFIAGVYVLGLTPGGGGMHVANLSQNGGFMPNGIVPVLTGAVAATGFYFGAEIVTIAAAETAEPQKAVAKATNSVILRVLVFYVGSVLLVACLVPWNSNGMSTPYVSALDAMGVPAAAQIMNAVVLTAVLSALNSGLYASSRMLFALTRRGDAPKVLAQVSRNGVPVYAILVATLFGYGAIVMSYLSPDKVFAFLVNSYGTVAIFVYILIAISQLRLRSRLEREAPHLLKVRMWCFPYLTWLAIVGMLSIVVAMGFIPEQRTPLALGVASLCILLIAYGVRQTLRRGVNPENLLDELAPPKLRKN from the coding sequence ATGATTGGAAATCCGCATTCGTCGCCGGACGGGCTGTCGCACAGCCTCAAACAGCGGCACATGACCATGATTGCTCTGGGCGGCGTCATCGGAGCCGGGCTGTTCGTCGGCAGCGGCGTGGTCATCAAGTCGGCCGGGCCGGCAGCCGTCATCTCTTTTCTGATCACCGGCCTGCTGGTGGTGCTGGTGATGCGCATGCTGGGCGAGATGGCCTGCTCCATGACAGGCGGCTCGTTTTACGAGTACGCCCGTGAAGCCTGGCGCGACCGGCCTGCCGTGGGGCAGCTGGCGGGGTTTCTGACGGGCTGGATGTACTGGTATTTCTGGGTCATCGTCGTGGCCATCGAAGCGGTGGCGGGGGCCGAGCTGGTGCGCTACTGGCTGCCCGACGTGCCGGCCTGGAGCATCAGTCTTGTCCTGCTGGTCATGATGACGCTGACCAATCTGGTTTCGGTCAAATCCTTTGGCGAGTGCGAGTTCTGGCTGGCATCCGTGAAGGTGGCCGCCATCGTGGTGTTTCTGTTCATCGCCGGCGTCTATGTGCTGGGCCTGACACCGGGCGGCGGCGGAATGCATGTCGCCAATCTGAGCCAGAACGGCGGCTTCATGCCCAACGGCATTGTTCCGGTGCTCACGGGGGCCGTGGCCGCGACCGGCTTCTATTTCGGAGCGGAGATCGTGACGATTGCTGCGGCCGAGACTGCTGAGCCACAGAAGGCCGTGGCCAAGGCCACGAATTCGGTCATCCTGCGCGTGCTGGTGTTCTATGTGGGATCGGTGCTGCTGGTGGCCTGCCTGGTGCCGTGGAACTCCAACGGCATGTCCACGCCCTATGTCAGCGCTCTCGATGCCATGGGCGTGCCGGCGGCCGCCCAGATCATGAATGCCGTGGTGCTGACGGCCGTGCTGTCGGCGCTCAACTCCGGGCTTTATGCCTCTTCGCGCATGCTGTTTGCGCTGACGCGACGCGGCGATGCGCCCAAGGTGCTGGCCCAGGTCAGCCGCAACGGCGTGCCCGTGTACGCCATCCTGGTGGCCACCTTGTTCGGCTACGGCGCCATCGTCATGTCCTATCTGTCTCCCGACAAGGTATTCGCCTTTCTCGTGAACTCCTACGGCACGGTGGCCATCTTTGTCTACATCCTGATCGCGATCTCCCAGCTGCGCCTGCGCTCGCGTCTGGAGCGCGAAGCGCCGCATCTGCTCAAGGTGCGCATGTGGTGCTTTCCTTACCTGACCTGGCTGGCGATTGTGGGCATGCTGTCCATCGTGGTGGCCATGGGCTTTATCCCCGAGCAGCGCACGCCGCTGGCACTGGGAGTGGCCAGCCTGTGCATCCTGCTGATTGCCTATGGCGTGCGCCAGACGCTGCGGCGCGGGGTGAATCCCGAGAACCTGCTCGACGAGCTGGCACCGCCCAAGCTGCGCAAGAACTGA
- a CDS encoding nuclear transport factor 2 family protein: MSKQESQPDVQFLARFSEAWNRHDIDALMDFMADECEFHAVAGPDLMGRSFVGREAVREGFQLAWQAFPDAAWVDGEHFVQGARGVSESTFKGTKADGLRVEARMVDVFTFRNGKIAVKNAYRKDRPPVALS; this comes from the coding sequence ATGAGCAAACAAGAATCCCAACCCGATGTCCAGTTCCTGGCGCGTTTTTCCGAGGCGTGGAATCGCCATGACATCGATGCACTGATGGACTTCATGGCCGATGAATGCGAGTTCCATGCCGTAGCCGGCCCCGATCTGATGGGCCGCAGTTTTGTGGGCCGTGAAGCCGTGCGCGAGGGCTTTCAGCTGGCCTGGCAGGCATTTCCCGATGCTGCCTGGGTGGATGGAGAGCATTTTGTCCAGGGAGCGCGCGGCGTTTCTGAAAGCACCTTCAAAGGCACCAAGGCCGACGGCCTGCGTGTGGAAGCTCGCATGGTCGATGTGTTCACGTTCCGCAACGGCAAGATCGCCGTCAAGAACGCCTACCGCAAGGATCGTCCTCCAGTGGCGCTTTCCTGA
- a CDS encoding NAD(P)/FAD-dependent oxidoreductase, which yields MKAEDIRPSHLNPYDPQYDPLVARNPGHGAGYAPTYWVGTAGRPPDDDGPVCGDMEADVVIVGSGFTGLSTALFLAREHGIRAVVLEANQSAWGCTSRNGGQGQNASGRLYRSQWIERWGKDVALKLDAEIREGFDTFKNLVAEFPECEPQPGGHLYIAHRDRKMDFLRNETRVMREVFGYDARILSVDAVRRDYVDDADCRGAMHEPDGIGVHPLKLAFGYLRKARELGVKVHPASPVLGMETRNGVHYLRTPGGTVKARAVGFATGGYTSNGLHPSLRSKIMPILSNSLVTRPLTEEELAATNFKTTQVITDTRTLRFYYRKLPDNRVQIGSRSAITGADAPNPVHMAKLVEGLHHKFPALRGIQVDYSWWGWVDVSHDMMPRITQPDPAENVFYAVGYGGNGVSFSAHAGRRMAQRIAGQKNKAFELPIYNSSLEYPNVFNMVRSEAFAPFRRMGQRFLYHWYHMNDEKN from the coding sequence ATGAAAGCCGAGGACATCCGCCCCAGCCACCTGAACCCGTACGACCCGCAATACGACCCTCTGGTTGCGCGAAATCCCGGACATGGCGCTGGCTACGCTCCGACCTACTGGGTTGGGACGGCAGGCCGGCCGCCCGACGACGATGGCCCGGTCTGCGGCGACATGGAAGCCGATGTAGTCATCGTCGGCTCGGGCTTCACGGGCCTGTCCACCGCCCTGTTTCTCGCCCGCGAGCATGGCATCCGCGCGGTGGTTCTCGAAGCCAACCAGAGCGCATGGGGCTGCACCAGCCGCAACGGCGGCCAGGGCCAGAATGCCAGCGGCCGCCTCTATCGCTCCCAATGGATAGAGCGCTGGGGTAAGGACGTGGCCCTGAAGCTGGACGCGGAAATCCGTGAAGGCTTCGACACCTTCAAGAACCTGGTGGCCGAGTTTCCCGAATGCGAGCCGCAGCCAGGAGGGCATCTGTATATTGCCCACCGAGACAGAAAGATGGATTTTCTGCGCAACGAGACCCGCGTCATGCGCGAAGTCTTCGGCTATGACGCCCGCATACTCAGCGTCGATGCCGTGCGCCGCGACTATGTCGACGACGCCGACTGCCGTGGCGCGATGCACGAGCCCGACGGCATTGGCGTGCATCCGCTCAAGCTGGCGTTCGGCTATCTGCGCAAGGCCCGCGAGCTGGGAGTGAAGGTGCACCCCGCCAGCCCGGTGCTGGGCATGGAGACACGCAACGGCGTCCACTACCTCCGGACACCGGGCGGCACGGTCAAGGCACGCGCCGTCGGCTTTGCCACCGGCGGCTATACCAGCAACGGCCTGCACCCCAGCCTGCGCTCGAAGATCATGCCGATTCTCTCGAACTCCCTGGTCACCCGGCCCCTGACTGAAGAAGAGCTGGCAGCCACCAACTTCAAGACCACGCAGGTCATCACCGACACCCGTACCCTGCGCTTTTATTACCGCAAGCTGCCCGACAACCGCGTGCAGATCGGCAGCCGCAGCGCTATCACCGGCGCCGATGCGCCCAATCCGGTCCATATGGCCAAGCTGGTCGAGGGCCTGCACCACAAGTTCCCGGCCCTCAGGGGAATCCAGGTCGACTACTCCTGGTGGGGCTGGGTCGACGTGAGCCACGACATGATGCCGCGCATCACCCAGCCCGATCCCGCAGAGAACGTCTTCTATGCGGTCGGCTATGGCGGCAATGGCGTGTCGTTTTCTGCGCATGCAGGCCGGCGCATGGCGCAGCGCATCGCAGGCCAGAAGAACAAGGCTTTCGAGTTGCCAATCTACAACTCATCGCTCGAATATCCGAATGTGTTCAATATGGTGCGCTCGGAGGCATTTGCACCATTTCGCCGCATGGGCCAGCGCTTTCTCTACCACTGGTATCACATGAACGACGAGAAGAACTGA
- the tauA gene encoding taurine ABC transporter substrate-binding protein, with amino-acid sequence MKMQKRWVLKAGVATAALAMTGFALAQQKTVTFANQDMLVPLRLVMESGELEKETGYKINWRMFSGGGDVIRAMASGDVQMGEVGSSPLTAAASQGQDIKLLWISADIAGAEALVARDGGGISNFKSMEGKRIGVPFVSTAHYQLVAALGKEGVDARKVNIMNMRPPEIAAAWERGDIDATFVWDPVLAKVKQKGKVIATSGSIAQMGYPTFEGIAVSSKFAQENPQFMVAFIKALNRASTQVRDNLAKWTADSPEIKAIAKWSKADPKDVPAAMALYRFPSAEEQLGAQWLEGGAAKAMTNTATFLKSQGRIQEVKPDYAAYVTSSYVKQALGR; translated from the coding sequence ATGAAAATGCAAAAACGATGGGTGCTGAAAGCGGGTGTCGCAACAGCCGCACTGGCGATGACCGGCTTCGCGCTGGCGCAGCAGAAAACCGTGACCTTCGCCAACCAGGACATGCTGGTGCCTCTGCGCCTGGTGATGGAATCGGGCGAGTTGGAAAAGGAGACGGGCTACAAGATCAACTGGCGCATGTTCTCGGGCGGCGGCGACGTGATACGGGCAATGGCCTCGGGCGACGTGCAGATGGGAGAGGTGGGCTCCAGCCCTCTGACCGCTGCCGCCAGCCAGGGGCAGGACATCAAGCTGCTCTGGATCTCTGCGGACATCGCCGGTGCCGAAGCCCTGGTGGCACGCGACGGCGGCGGCATCAGCAATTTCAAGAGCATGGAGGGCAAGCGCATAGGCGTGCCGTTCGTCTCCACCGCGCACTACCAGCTGGTCGCGGCCCTGGGCAAGGAAGGCGTTGACGCGCGCAAGGTCAACATCATGAACATGCGCCCGCCAGAAATTGCCGCGGCCTGGGAACGTGGCGATATCGATGCCACCTTTGTCTGGGATCCGGTGCTGGCCAAGGTCAAGCAAAAGGGCAAGGTGATTGCGACCTCCGGCTCCATTGCGCAGATGGGCTATCCCACCTTCGAGGGCATTGCCGTGAGCAGCAAGTTCGCCCAGGAAAATCCCCAGTTCATGGTGGCTTTCATCAAGGCCCTGAATCGGGCAAGTACCCAGGTGCGGGACAACCTGGCCAAGTGGACTGCAGACTCGCCCGAGATCAAGGCGATTGCCAAATGGAGCAAGGCCGACCCCAAGGACGTGCCCGCAGCCATGGCGCTTTACCGCTTTCCCAGCGCCGAGGAGCAGCTTGGCGCGCAATGGCTCGAAGGCGGTGCGGCCAAGGCAATGACCAATACCGCAACGTTTCTGAAGTCGCAGGGACGAATCCAGGAGGTCAAGCCCGACTACGCCGCGTACGTGACCAGCAGCTATGTCAAGCAGGCGCTCGGCCGCTGA